A single Cupriavidus sp. D39 DNA region contains:
- a CDS encoding hotdog fold thioesterase, with protein MHAVEIDPSLKDLQDRHKDTAVEQLGIEFTEIGAASLSARMPVDRRTVQPYGILHGGASVVLAETLGSCAASLCLDSETQYCVGLDINANHVRAARTGFVTGTATAVHIGRTTHVWAIEIRNDEGKMVCVSRITMSILSR; from the coding sequence GTGCATGCTGTGGAAATCGACCCCTCCCTGAAAGACCTCCAGGACCGCCACAAGGACACCGCCGTCGAGCAACTCGGCATCGAGTTCACCGAGATCGGCGCGGCTTCGCTCAGTGCACGCATGCCGGTGGACCGCCGCACCGTGCAGCCGTATGGCATCCTGCACGGCGGGGCTTCGGTGGTGCTGGCGGAGACGCTGGGCAGTTGCGCCGCCAGCCTGTGCCTGGATAGCGAGACGCAATATTGTGTCGGGCTCGACATCAATGCCAACCATGTGCGCGCGGCGCGCACCGGTTTTGTGACCGGCACCGCCACGGCGGTGCATATCGGCCGCACCACCCATGTGTGGGCCATCGAGATCCGCAACGACGAAGGCAAGATGGTGTGCGTCTCCCGGATCACCATGTCCATTCTTTCGCGCTGA
- a CDS encoding GNAT family N-acetyltransferase, which produces MTRDLRIRAAQPADWPAIAEVLEACGLASDDLDPSLALFHIAVLDGGIVGCAGAEGYGDTIVVRSVAVLPPYRDRGIASHMVSTVLMRARASGCTRAVLLSATCPSYFARYGFSLISADRLPPEVRASREFRQQEGALPLCMCCELK; this is translated from the coding sequence ATGACAAGAGATCTGCGTATCCGCGCCGCACAACCGGCCGACTGGCCGGCAATCGCGGAAGTTCTTGAAGCCTGTGGCCTCGCCAGCGACGATCTCGATCCCTCGCTGGCGTTGTTCCATATTGCCGTGCTCGACGGCGGGATTGTCGGTTGCGCCGGCGCAGAAGGCTATGGCGACACCATAGTCGTGCGCTCGGTCGCGGTGTTGCCGCCCTATCGCGATCGCGGCATCGCCTCCCATATGGTTTCCACCGTGCTGATGCGCGCCCGTGCCAGCGGCTGCACGCGCGCCGTGCTGCTGAGCGCCACTTGCCCCAGCTACTTTGCCCGCTACGGGTTCTCGCTGATCTCGGCCGATCGCTTGCCACCGGAAGTGCGCGCGTCGCGCGAATTCCGGCAGCAAGAGGGCGCGCTGCCGCTATGCATGTGTTGCGAGCTGAAATGA
- a CDS encoding adenylyltransferase/cytidyltransferase family protein → MTPTNTTNPLNPTQPASAVPFDYLVYIGRFEPLHNGHFAMLRQALAQARTVIVVLGSAGGARTVKNPFTADERRQMIEGAVAAWDAARVADLRFVVVRDYYESARWTAAVRAVAGAVIDAPAHGTPRVGLFGHFKDASSGYLNDFPGWELVPQPSFGQLNAADVRRQWFEQQGACKGWRACCRSRWPRSCASSPGAKRSRPCWPSTASCRTTAAAGRPRRIRRSS, encoded by the coding sequence ATGACCCCGACGAACACGACGAACCCACTGAACCCGACCCAGCCGGCGAGCGCTGTCCCCTTCGATTACCTGGTCTATATCGGCCGTTTCGAGCCCTTGCACAACGGGCACTTCGCCATGCTGCGCCAGGCGCTGGCGCAGGCCCGCACGGTGATCGTTGTGCTGGGTTCCGCGGGTGGCGCCCGCACCGTGAAGAACCCGTTTACCGCGGATGAGCGCCGCCAGATGATCGAGGGCGCGGTGGCGGCCTGGGACGCCGCGCGCGTTGCCGACCTGCGTTTTGTGGTGGTGCGCGACTACTACGAAAGCGCGCGCTGGACAGCGGCAGTGCGCGCCGTGGCGGGCGCGGTGATCGATGCGCCCGCGCACGGCACGCCGCGCGTTGGCCTGTTCGGGCACTTCAAGGATGCGTCCTCGGGCTACCTCAATGACTTCCCCGGCTGGGAGCTGGTGCCGCAGCCAAGCTTCGGGCAGCTCAATGCTGCCGACGTGCGCCGCCAATGGTTCGAGCAGCAGGGGGCCTGCAAGGGCTGGAGAGCGTGCTGCCGCAGCCGGTGGCCGCGTTCCTGCGCGAGTTCGCCGGGCGCGAAGCGTTCGCGACCTTGCTGGCCGAGTACCGCTTCCTGCAGGACCACGGCCGCCGCTGGGCGGCCGCGCCGTATCCGCCGATCTTCGTGA
- a CDS encoding NUDIX domain-containing protein, whose amino-acid sequence MLAEYRFLQDHGRRWAAAPYPPIFVTVDAVVRCCGQVLLIRRGGQPGRGAWALPGGFLDQHERVADAVLRELDEETRFGLPKAALQQSLRDQALFDHPERSQRGRTLTHAFFFDLPLDALPAVAAADDAAAVRWVPQQELLALEGQMFEDHLLILDRFLHLFDGEAQPAG is encoded by the coding sequence TTGCTGGCCGAGTACCGCTTCCTGCAGGACCACGGCCGCCGCTGGGCGGCCGCGCCGTATCCGCCGATCTTCGTGACCGTGGATGCGGTGGTGCGCTGCTGCGGCCAGGTGCTGCTGATCCGCCGTGGCGGACAGCCAGGACGTGGCGCCTGGGCGCTGCCCGGCGGCTTCCTGGACCAGCACGAGCGCGTGGCCGATGCGGTGCTGCGCGAGCTCGACGAGGAAACACGCTTCGGCCTGCCCAAGGCAGCGTTGCAGCAGTCCTTGCGCGACCAGGCGCTGTTCGACCATCCCGAGCGCAGCCAGCGCGGGCGCACGCTGACCCACGCTTTCTTCTTCGACCTGCCGCTCGATGCGCTCCCGGCGGTGGCCGCCGCCGATGACGCGGCCGCGGTGCGCTGGGTGCCGCAGCAGGAGTTGCTGGCGCTGGAAGGGCAGATGTTCGAGGATCACCTGCTGATCCTCGATCGCTTCCTGCATCTGTTCGACGGCGAGGCGCAGCCGGCGGGCTGA
- the chrA gene encoding chromate efflux transporter, with amino-acid sequence MQASTTTPDTAAPAAISLRQAFWYWLKLGFISFGGPAGQIAIMHEDLVERRRWISESRFLHALNYCMVLPGPEAQQLATYIGWLMHRTWGGVIAGGLFVLPSLLILMLLSWIYMRFGEVPAVAGVLYGIKPAVTAIVMSAAWRIGSRALKNSWLWAIAAASFVAIFALELPFPVIVLVAALIGYAGGRFAPARFASGGGHGAGKAGFGPALLDDHTPTPPHALFTWKRFALVLAVFLAIWALALGALAWRYGWQGTLTQMGWFFTKAALMTFGGAYAVLPYVNQGAVQHYHWLTAPQMIDGLALGETTPGPLIMVVAFVGFVGGWAQAVFGADAVVASAVVAATVVTFFTFLPSFLFILLGGPFVESTHGNLKFTAPLTAITAAVVGVIVNLAVFFAYHVLWPAGLQGRFEWPCALIGLAAAVALFRFKAGVIPVILACGAAGLALVFVRGMA; translated from the coding sequence ATGCAAGCTTCGACTACCACGCCGGACACCGCAGCCCCGGCCGCCATCAGCCTGCGCCAGGCTTTCTGGTACTGGCTCAAGCTGGGCTTCATCAGTTTTGGGGGGCCGGCGGGGCAGATTGCCATCATGCACGAGGACCTGGTCGAGCGGCGCCGCTGGATCTCCGAGAGCCGTTTCCTGCATGCGCTCAATTACTGCATGGTGCTGCCCGGCCCGGAGGCGCAGCAGCTGGCGACATATATCGGCTGGCTGATGCACCGCACCTGGGGCGGGGTGATCGCGGGCGGGCTATTCGTGCTGCCGTCGTTGCTGATCCTGATGCTGCTGTCGTGGATCTACATGCGCTTTGGCGAGGTGCCGGCGGTGGCGGGGGTGCTGTACGGCATCAAGCCGGCGGTGACGGCCATCGTGATGTCGGCGGCGTGGCGCATCGGCTCGCGGGCGCTGAAGAACAGCTGGTTGTGGGCGATCGCGGCGGCTTCGTTCGTCGCCATCTTCGCGCTGGAGCTACCGTTTCCGGTCATCGTGCTGGTCGCGGCCTTGATCGGCTACGCGGGCGGCCGGTTTGCGCCCGCGCGCTTTGCCAGCGGGGGCGGGCACGGCGCGGGCAAGGCCGGCTTTGGCCCCGCGCTGCTGGACGATCACACGCCCACGCCGCCGCATGCGCTCTTCACGTGGAAGCGCTTCGCGCTGGTGCTGGCGGTGTTCCTGGCGATCTGGGCGCTGGCGCTGGGCGCGCTGGCCTGGCGCTACGGCTGGCAGGGCACGCTCACGCAAATGGGCTGGTTCTTCACCAAGGCCGCGCTGATGACCTTTGGCGGCGCCTATGCGGTGCTGCCCTACGTCAACCAGGGCGCTGTTCAACACTACCACTGGCTTACCGCGCCGCAGATGATCGACGGCCTGGCGCTAGGCGAAACCACGCCCGGCCCGCTCATCATGGTGGTGGCCTTCGTCGGCTTTGTCGGCGGCTGGGCGCAGGCCGTGTTCGGTGCCGATGCGGTGGTGGCGTCGGCCGTGGTGGCGGCGACGGTGGTGACGTTCTTCACCTTCCTGCCATCGTTCCTGTTCATCCTGCTGGGCGGGCCGTTCGTGGAGAGCACGCACGGCAACCTGAAGTTCACCGCGCCGCTGACCGCCATCACCGCGGCGGTGGTTGGCGTGATCGTCAACCTGGCGGTGTTCTTTGCCTATCACGTGCTGTGGCCCGCCGGGCTGCAAGGGCGCTTCGAGTGGCCCTGCGCGCTGATCGGCCTGGCCGCGGCGGTGGCGTTGTTCCGTTTCAAGGCTGGCGTGATCCCGGTGATCCTCGCTTGCGGCGCCGCCGGGCTGGCGCTGGTGTTCGTGCGCGGCATGGCCTGA
- a CDS encoding tripartite tricarboxylate transporter substrate binding protein: protein MTRFAAIARRICWIRRLSLALGAVALSVALAPAAASAETFPARPIRLIVPFAPGGSVDIAARLITEAWGRQLGQPVVADNRAGASGNIGMDQTAKAKPDGYTLAINNVALAVNPSLFAKLPFDTERDLMSVGTMGTSQHVLVVTNSLPAKDVKALIALAKSRPGQLSFGSAGTGSTFHMAAELFKSESGTAILHVPYKGGGPAMVDTIAGQVQLSFPVLSAALPQVQAGKLRALAVTGPKRSPLLPDVPTIAEAGLPNYAFETWFIVSAPAGTPKDVIARLNQTLNQALAAPEIKARLLKEGFEPLSMSPSQADAMLHKEIKRWAAQIKQAGITPE from the coding sequence ATGACCCGCTTTGCCGCCATCGCCCGCCGGATCTGCTGGATCCGCCGGCTATCGCTAGCCTTGGGCGCTGTCGCCCTGTCGGTTGCCCTCGCGCCGGCAGCCGCCTCGGCCGAGACGTTTCCCGCGCGCCCGATCCGCCTGATCGTGCCGTTTGCCCCCGGCGGCAGCGTCGACATCGCCGCGCGGCTGATCACCGAAGCGTGGGGCCGGCAGCTCGGCCAGCCCGTGGTGGCGGACAACCGCGCGGGCGCCTCCGGCAATATCGGCATGGACCAGACCGCCAAGGCCAAGCCCGATGGCTATACGCTGGCCATCAACAACGTGGCGCTGGCGGTGAATCCTTCGCTGTTCGCCAAGCTGCCGTTCGACACCGAGCGCGACCTGATGTCGGTCGGCACCATGGGCACCTCGCAGCATGTGCTGGTGGTGACCAACAGCCTGCCGGCCAAGGATGTGAAGGCGCTGATCGCGCTGGCCAAGAGCCGCCCCGGGCAACTGAGCTTTGGCTCGGCGGGCACTGGCAGCACCTTCCATATGGCGGCGGAGCTGTTCAAGTCGGAGTCCGGCACCGCCATCCTGCACGTGCCGTACAAGGGCGGCGGCCCGGCCATGGTCGACACCATCGCCGGCCAGGTGCAGCTCAGCTTCCCGGTGCTGTCGGCCGCGCTGCCGCAGGTGCAAGCCGGCAAGCTGCGCGCACTGGCGGTGACCGGGCCCAAGCGCTCGCCGCTGCTGCCCGATGTGCCCACCATCGCCGAGGCGGGCCTGCCCAACTACGCCTTCGAGACCTGGTTCATCGTCAGCGCGCCGGCCGGCACGCCCAAGGACGTGATCGCCAGGCTCAACCAGACGCTGAACCAGGCGCTGGCCGCACCGGAGATCAAGGCGCGCCTGCTCAAGGAAGGCTTCGAGCCGCTCAGCATGAGCCCGTCCCAGGCCGACGCCATGCTGCACAAGGAAATCAAACGCTGGGCCGCGCAGATCAAGCAGGCCGGCATCACGCCGGAGTAA
- the leuC gene encoding 3-isopropylmalate dehydratase large subunit, with protein MSGLTFYRKLVDSHTVAALDADHVLLYADLHLMNEYTSPQAFAGLAAQGRGVPSPGQQVAVVDHIIPTHAESPRRIQDPASALQARNLKRNCDQHGIPLFDTDDALQGIEHVIAPEHGMIRPGMVVLCGDSHTTTYGALGALGFGIGTSEVEHVLATQTLVYRVAMDLRIRVDGMLPRGATAKDLILHIISRISAQGARGYVVEFTGSAIAALSIEARMTLCNMTVEAGARGALIAPDAAAIDYVLARAADIDATLRERALACWRALHSDADAKFDCELVFDASHVAPYVSWGTSPDQAIPIDARVPLVEDAVDDTARSAAAKALDYISLQAGASLEGLPVQRVFIGSCTNGRIEDLRAVAAIVRGRKVAEGVRAMVVPGSGAVRQQAEEEGIAQVLLDAGFEWRKPGCSMCLAMNDDVLAPGERCASTTNRNFEGRQGRAGRTHLMSPAMAAAAALTGCITDVRRLEQTDA; from the coding sequence ATGTCAGGCCTTACCTTCTATCGCAAGCTGGTGGATTCGCACACCGTGGCCGCGCTCGACGCCGACCACGTGCTGCTCTACGCGGATCTGCACCTGATGAACGAATACACCAGCCCGCAGGCTTTCGCCGGGCTGGCCGCGCAGGGCCGGGGCGTGCCGTCGCCGGGCCAGCAGGTGGCGGTGGTGGACCACATCATTCCCACCCATGCCGAAAGCCCGCGCCGCATCCAGGATCCCGCCTCGGCGCTGCAGGCGCGCAACCTCAAGCGCAATTGCGACCAGCACGGCATCCCGCTGTTCGATACCGATGACGCGCTGCAGGGCATCGAGCACGTGATCGCGCCCGAGCACGGGATGATCCGCCCGGGCATGGTGGTGCTGTGCGGCGACAGCCATACCACCACCTACGGCGCGCTGGGCGCGCTTGGCTTTGGCATCGGCACGTCGGAGGTGGAGCACGTGCTGGCCACGCAGACGCTGGTGTACCGCGTGGCGATGGACCTGCGCATCCGCGTGGACGGCATGCTGCCGCGCGGCGCCACCGCGAAGGACCTGATCCTGCATATCATCAGCCGCATCAGCGCGCAGGGCGCGCGTGGCTATGTGGTGGAGTTCACCGGCAGCGCCATCGCCGCGCTGTCCATCGAGGCGCGCATGACCTTGTGCAACATGACGGTGGAAGCCGGCGCACGCGGCGCGCTGATCGCGCCGGATGCGGCGGCCATCGACTACGTGCTGGCCCGCGCCGCCGATATCGATGCAACGCTGCGCGAGCGCGCGCTGGCCTGCTGGCGCGCGCTTCACTCCGATGCGGATGCCAAGTTCGACTGCGAGCTGGTGTTCGACGCCAGCCATGTGGCGCCGTACGTGAGTTGGGGCACCAGCCCCGATCAAGCGATCCCCATCGATGCGCGCGTGCCGCTGGTGGAGGATGCCGTCGACGACACGGCGCGCAGCGCTGCCGCCAAGGCGCTGGACTACATCAGCCTGCAGGCGGGTGCCTCGCTCGAAGGCTTGCCGGTGCAGCGCGTGTTCATCGGTTCGTGCACCAATGGCCGCATCGAAGACCTGCGCGCGGTGGCCGCCATCGTGCGCGGGCGCAAGGTGGCCGAAGGCGTGCGCGCGATGGTGGTGCCGGGCTCCGGCGCGGTGCGCCAGCAGGCGGAGGAAGAAGGCATTGCGCAGGTGCTGCTGGATGCAGGCTTCGAATGGCGCAAGCCGGGCTGCTCGATGTGCCTGGCCATGAACGACGACGTACTCGCGCCGGGCGAGCGCTGCGCCTCCACCACCAACCGCAATTTCGAGGGACGCCAGGGGCGCGCCGGGCGCACCCACCTGATGAGTCCCGCCATGGCCGCCGCCGCGGCGCTGACCGGCTGCATCACCGATGTACGCCGCCTGGAGCAGACCGATGCCTGA
- the leuD gene encoding 3-isopropylmalate dehydratase small subunit has translation MPKQFLRIIDKAGLDRGLLYDMRFDAQGAPRLEFVLNQPRYQGAGVLVAGPNFGCGSSREHAVWGLQQFGIRAVIAPSFGEIFYSNAMNNRLLLVMLPQAQVDALMAVVSRDVPAQIDIDLAAMTVSAGPVRFAFTLAERHRTMFRQGLDMIGATLAQSSQIAGFARRHHHAQPWLQDVAAKTMARLSA, from the coding sequence ATGCCCAAGCAGTTCCTGCGCATCATCGACAAGGCGGGGCTGGACCGTGGCCTGCTCTACGATATGCGTTTCGACGCGCAAGGCGCGCCGCGCCTGGAGTTCGTGCTCAACCAGCCGCGGTACCAGGGTGCGGGCGTGCTGGTGGCCGGCCCGAACTTTGGCTGCGGCTCAAGCCGCGAGCACGCTGTATGGGGCTTGCAGCAATTCGGCATCCGCGCGGTGATCGCGCCGAGCTTTGGCGAGATCTTCTACTCCAATGCCATGAACAACCGCCTGCTGCTGGTGATGCTGCCGCAGGCGCAAGTGGATGCGCTGATGGCCGTAGTGTCGCGCGACGTGCCTGCGCAGATCGACATCGACCTCGCGGCGATGACGGTGAGCGCTGGCCCCGTGCGCTTTGCCTTCACGCTGGCCGAGCGCCACCGCACCATGTTCCGGCAAGGGCTGGACATGATCGGTGCAACGCTGGCACAGTCGTCGCAGATCGCCGGGTTCGCGCGGCGTCATCATCATGCGCAGCCCTGGCTGCAGGACGTCGCCGCCAAGACCATGGCGCGACTGTCCGCCTGA
- a CDS encoding alpha/beta fold hydrolase — translation MFEGFTPHRIPCGDVEINAIVGGQGPALLLLHGHPQTHVIWHKVAATLVRHFTVVATDLRGYGDSGKPAGLPDHANYSKRSMAQDQVTAMRALGFARFLVMAHDRGGRVAHRMALDHPDAVRRLVTLDIAPTLAMYEQTNLQFALAYYHWFFLIRPAPFPETLIEADPALYLRSTMGSRSAGLAPFTEAAMAEYLRCLSLPGAAHGLCEDYRASASIDLEHDRADLAAGRKVECEMLALWGEQGAVGRCFAPLEEWRKVARNVSGKSLPCGHYIAEEMPELLLEETLPFLLGAG, via the coding sequence GTGTTCGAAGGTTTCACCCCGCACCGCATTCCATGCGGCGACGTCGAGATCAACGCCATCGTCGGCGGCCAGGGCCCTGCGCTGCTGCTGCTCCATGGCCATCCGCAAACGCATGTGATCTGGCATAAGGTCGCCGCCACGCTGGTGCGGCACTTCACGGTGGTCGCCACCGACCTGCGCGGCTACGGCGACAGCGGCAAGCCCGCCGGCCTGCCGGACCACGCCAACTACAGCAAGCGCAGCATGGCGCAGGATCAGGTCACGGCGATGCGCGCGCTGGGCTTCGCGCGCTTCCTGGTGATGGCGCACGACCGCGGCGGGCGCGTGGCGCACCGCATGGCGCTGGATCATCCGGATGCCGTGCGCCGGCTGGTCACGCTCGATATCGCGCCCACGCTGGCGATGTACGAGCAGACCAACCTGCAGTTCGCGCTGGCCTATTACCACTGGTTCTTCCTGATCCGGCCCGCGCCGTTTCCCGAGACGCTGATCGAGGCCGATCCGGCGCTCTACCTGCGCAGCACTATGGGCAGCCGCAGCGCCGGCCTAGCGCCGTTCACCGAGGCGGCCATGGCGGAATACCTGCGCTGCCTCAGCCTGCCGGGCGCGGCGCACGGGCTGTGCGAGGACTATCGCGCCAGCGCGTCGATCGATCTCGAGCACGACCGCGCCGACCTGGCCGCCGGGCGCAAGGTCGAGTGCGAGATGCTGGCGCTGTGGGGAGAGCAGGGCGCGGTGGGCCGCTGCTTCGCGCCGCTGGAGGAGTGGCGCAAGGTGGCGCGCAACGTGAGCGGCAAGAGCCTGCCGTGCGGGCACTACATTGCCGAGGAAATGCCGGAGTTGCTGCTGGAAGAGACGCTGCCCTTCCTGCTGGGCGCAGGTTAA
- a CDS encoding TetR/AcrR family transcriptional regulator, translated as MPPRKNPAAAIETLDTLAQGRAASDQAIQLLDGAVNHVLEHGIGDLSLRHIAEALGTSHRMLIYYFGSADQFWEAVLRRIRHAELDARASLAASEPDPARALEVAWARYSADNYLPIIQLLFEIYGRAIRDRERFQAFLDDVIGSWTGALTERFHKQLGLSLSEAKLRARVEVATVRGLLLDLVTTGDRKGTTAALKYFARMLNAPKAAGAKSDPEA; from the coding sequence ATGCCGCCCCGCAAGAATCCCGCCGCTGCCATCGAAACGCTCGACACGCTCGCGCAAGGCCGCGCTGCCAGCGACCAGGCCATCCAGTTGCTCGACGGCGCCGTCAACCACGTGCTGGAACACGGCATCGGCGACTTGTCGCTGCGCCATATCGCCGAAGCGCTCGGCACCAGCCACCGCATGCTGATCTACTACTTCGGCTCGGCCGACCAATTCTGGGAGGCGGTGCTGCGCCGCATCCGCCATGCCGAGCTGGATGCGCGCGCCAGCCTGGCCGCCAGCGAGCCCGATCCCGCGCGGGCGCTGGAGGTGGCCTGGGCGCGCTACTCGGCGGATAACTACCTGCCCATCATCCAGTTGCTGTTCGAGATCTACGGCCGTGCCATTCGCGATCGAGAACGCTTCCAGGCGTTCCTCGACGACGTGATCGGCAGCTGGACCGGCGCGCTGACCGAGCGCTTTCACAAGCAGCTTGGCTTGAGCTTGAGCGAGGCGAAGCTGCGGGCTCGCGTCGAGGTGGCCACCGTGCGTGGCTTGCTGCTGGATCTCGTCACCACGGGCGACCGCAAGGGCACCACCGCCGCGCTGAAGTACTTCGCGCGCATGCTGAATGCGCCGAAGGCCGCGGGCGCGAAATCCGATCCCGAAGCCTGA
- a CDS encoding Bug family tripartite tricarboxylate transporter substrate binding protein yields the protein MKRRTLILSAALAAAGMAYGAAGCAQDWPQRPVRLVVPQAGGTGNDVLARALAEALGKRWGRSVVVENKPGANGVLAINYVLQQPADGYTLFFAGVSNLAFNPFLYPALPYVPQRDLTGVAMLANSPFVLVVAPAMHATSFAEFVRLAKARPGGISYASGGIGNSTHLAMELVAERAGVKLQHVPFNGAGGSTSLMSGETPVMMNVLAGVQPYIAGKKLVALAVTGERRLAALPDVPTFKELGYDVAVPGWYAIVAKSGTPAALVQKINADIGAAMDEPAFKDKLANQLLDAIKGPPTEVERYMQRDAQAWGPMIRKLGIAL from the coding sequence GTGAAGAGACGCACACTGATATTAAGCGCCGCGCTCGCCGCGGCTGGCATGGCATATGGCGCCGCCGGCTGTGCGCAGGACTGGCCGCAGCGCCCCGTCAGGCTGGTCGTGCCGCAGGCCGGCGGCACGGGCAACGACGTGCTCGCGCGCGCACTGGCCGAAGCGCTGGGCAAGCGCTGGGGCCGCAGCGTTGTCGTGGAAAACAAGCCCGGCGCCAACGGCGTGCTGGCCATCAACTATGTGCTGCAGCAGCCGGCCGATGGCTACACCTTGTTCTTTGCCGGCGTTTCCAACCTGGCCTTCAATCCCTTCCTGTATCCCGCGCTGCCTTATGTGCCGCAGCGCGACCTGACCGGCGTGGCGATGCTGGCCAACTCGCCGTTCGTGCTGGTGGTCGCGCCGGCGATGCATGCCACCAGCTTTGCCGAATTCGTGCGGCTCGCCAAGGCGCGGCCGGGCGGCATCAGCTACGCCTCCGGCGGCATCGGCAACTCCACGCACCTGGCCATGGAGCTGGTGGCCGAGCGCGCCGGCGTCAAGCTGCAGCATGTGCCGTTCAATGGCGCCGGTGGCTCAACCAGCCTGATGTCGGGCGAGACGCCCGTCATGATGAATGTGCTGGCGGGCGTGCAGCCCTATATCGCCGGCAAGAAGCTGGTGGCGCTGGCCGTGACCGGCGAGCGGCGGCTGGCCGCGTTGCCAGATGTGCCCACCTTCAAGGAGCTGGGCTACGACGTGGCGGTGCCGGGCTGGTACGCCATCGTGGCGAAGTCGGGCACGCCGGCGGCGCTGGTGCAGAAGATCAACGCCGACATCGGCGCAGCCATGGACGAGCCGGCATTCAAGGACAAGCTGGCCAACCAGCTCCTTGACGCGATCAAGGGTCCGCCCACCGAGGTGGAGCGCTACATGCAGCGCGACGCGCAGGCGTGGGGCCCCATGATCCGCAAGCTCGGCATTGCCCTCTGA
- a CDS encoding M24 family metallopeptidase: MPQITTAVRDYRLAMMHALMDRIHVGALVFSTPDFFQFATNFQLDVWPWERPVFVFVPRNGEPFAVMNELSTNHMRLCTEREKVWLRDVTYYAEHPRVSQRLALAPQLPEVVASLLASHGLSGSRIAVDVAHPILAAAQRYLPELTLRPAMAEMRGMRWVKHAEELQVMRELGSLTDWVQDRYRENIRPGRLVQELDHAMSALMVEEAARRFPGEDFDILKCWTLTGPASASPHGDGAACGARIAPGDTIVNLILPRLNGYYVENERTWFCGKPDERQARCYQVAAEATDAAVAAAVTGRRVCDMDAAAQAVIERAGLGETIFHRTGHAVGLMLHEYPEDMAFNTRALLGGEVYSAEPGIYVYGLGGFRLDDTVVVGERPEVIVKTPKTLEYATVA, translated from the coding sequence ATGCCGCAGATCACGACCGCCGTGCGCGACTACCGCCTGGCCATGATGCACGCGCTGATGGACCGCATCCACGTTGGCGCGCTGGTGTTCAGCACGCCGGATTTTTTCCAGTTCGCCACCAACTTCCAGCTGGATGTCTGGCCATGGGAGCGCCCCGTATTCGTGTTCGTGCCGCGCAACGGCGAACCCTTCGCGGTGATGAACGAACTGTCCACCAACCACATGCGCCTGTGCACGGAAAGGGAGAAGGTCTGGCTGCGCGACGTGACGTACTACGCCGAGCATCCGCGCGTGTCGCAGCGGCTGGCGCTGGCGCCGCAACTACCCGAGGTGGTGGCGTCGCTGCTGGCATCGCATGGGCTGAGCGGCTCGCGCATTGCCGTGGATGTAGCTCATCCGATCCTCGCAGCGGCGCAGCGCTACCTGCCGGAACTCACGCTGCGCCCGGCCATGGCCGAGATGCGCGGCATGCGCTGGGTCAAGCATGCGGAAGAACTGCAGGTGATGCGCGAGCTTGGGAGCCTGACCGACTGGGTGCAGGACCGCTACCGCGAGAACATTCGCCCGGGGCGGCTGGTGCAGGAGCTGGACCACGCCATGTCAGCGCTGATGGTGGAGGAGGCCGCGCGCCGCTTCCCCGGCGAGGATTTCGACATCCTCAAATGCTGGACGCTGACGGGACCGGCCTCGGCCTCGCCGCATGGCGACGGCGCCGCGTGCGGCGCGCGCATCGCGCCCGGCGATACCATCGTGAACCTGATCCTGCCGCGCTTGAACGGCTACTACGTGGAGAACGAGCGCACGTGGTTCTGCGGTAAACCGGACGAGCGCCAGGCACGCTGCTACCAGGTTGCCGCCGAGGCCACAGACGCGGCGGTGGCGGCCGCGGTGACCGGGCGCCGCGTCTGCGACATGGACGCCGCCGCGCAGGCCGTGATCGAGCGTGCGGGGCTGGGCGAGACCATCTTCCACCGCACCGGCCACGCGGTCGGGCTGATGCTGCACGAGTATCCGGAAGACATGGCCTTCAACACGCGCGCGCTGCTGGGCGGCGAGGTCTACTCGGCGGAGCCGGGGATCTATGTCTACGGGCTGGGCGGTTTCCGGCTCGACGATACGGTCGTGGTGGGCGAGCGCCCCGAGGTCATCGTGAAGACGCCAAAAACGCTGGAGTATGCAACGGTGGCGTGA
- a CDS encoding EAL domain-containing protein, producing MARNSFGQRQAPHAGGVVVLFVDLDRCGISASLDDFGSGYSSLAYLTRLPVATLKIDKSFVAVLGSAPKALAVIRGVIALARSVMGHNAVARGIDAARQQPRRAASMSRPGGA from the coding sequence TTGGCGCGCAATTCCTTCGGCCAAAGGCAGGCGCCGCACGCCGGCGGGGTGGTGGTGCTGTTCGTCGATCTCGACCGCTGCGGCATCAGCGCCTCGCTGGACGATTTCGGCTCCGGATACTCGAGCCTGGCCTACCTGACGCGCCTGCCGGTTGCGACACTCAAGATAGACAAGTCGTTTGTTGCTGTGCTTGGCAGTGCGCCCAAGGCACTGGCCGTCATTCGCGGGGTCATCGCGCTGGCGCGCTCGGTGATGGGCCACAACGCCGTCGCGCGGGGGATTGACGCGGCGCGGCAACAGCCCCGCCGTGCCGCAAGCATGAGCCGTCCCGGAGGTGCATAA